The Paenibacillus tianjinensis genome has a window encoding:
- the spoIIAB gene encoding anti-sigma F factor — MTKSEAGNFMSVQFAALSENESFARVVVAAFVSRLDPTMEELNDLKTVVSEAVTNCIIHGYDSNPEGIVSISASIDNETVHLTIEDQGNGIEDLELAQQPLYTSKPELERSGMGFTIMENFMDEFEVTSEPGRGTSISMKKTIVSKKALYN; from the coding sequence ATGACAAAGAGTGAAGCTGGTAACTTCATGAGTGTCCAGTTTGCCGCCCTCTCGGAGAACGAATCGTTCGCGCGTGTGGTGGTAGCGGCCTTCGTCTCCCGGCTCGATCCTACCATGGAAGAACTGAATGATCTGAAGACTGTTGTCTCGGAGGCGGTCACCAACTGTATCATCCACGGCTATGACAGTAATCCGGAAGGGATTGTCAGCATCTCGGCGTCGATCGACAATGAGACCGTGCACCTGACCATTGAGGATCAGGGGAACGGCATTGAGGACCTGGAGCTGGCACAGCAGCCGCTGTACACGTCCAAGCCGGAGCTGGAGCGGTCGGGCATGGGTTTTACGATTATGGAGAATTTCATGGATGAATTCGAAGTGACCAGTGAACCCGGGCGCGGTACCTCCATTTCAATGAAGAAAACGATCGTCTCGAAAAAAGCTTTATACAATTAG
- the spoIIAA gene encoding anti-sigma F factor antagonist, protein MNSHVEMEHHRGVLVVRLSGELDHHAADYVRMEMDEAIMRGQVEHLILSLKELQFMDSSGLGVILGRYKLIRSKGGKMAVCDATAPVKRLLEMSGLFKIMSLYDDESSALSDLEVAL, encoded by the coding sequence ATGAATTCTCATGTGGAGATGGAGCATCACCGGGGTGTGCTGGTTGTCCGTTTATCGGGAGAGCTGGATCATCACGCAGCCGATTATGTTCGTATGGAGATGGATGAAGCGATTATGCGGGGCCAGGTGGAGCATCTGATTCTCAGCCTGAAAGAGCTGCAGTTCATGGATAGCTCGGGCCTTGGCGTCATTCTTGGGAGGTACAAGCTGATTCGCAGCAAGGGCGGGAAAATGGCAGTCTGTGATGCCACCGCCCCTGTGAAGCGGCTGCTGGAAATGTCGGGCCTGTTCAAAATCATGTCCCTATATGACGACGAGAGTTCTGCGCTCTCGGATTTGGAGGTTGCGTTATGA
- a CDS encoding D-alanyl-D-alanine carboxypeptidase family protein, giving the protein MFRRGTTLRKIRYMMLVLCMAVSVLGAAPGAFAEEKAKSTGNTAAAVDLAPGARSAILMDAGTGTIIYEKNSHDKLPPASITKIMTMLLTVEALDEGRLQLTDKVRTSEYAASMGGSQIFLEPGEEMTVDEMLKGIAMASGNDASVAMAEKIAGSESAFVDMMNSKAEALGLKDTHFANCNGLPAANHYSSAHDIAVISRELLKHERIIKYTGSYQDYLRKDSAKPFWLVNTNKLVRFYTGADGLKTGYTSEAKFCLSATAARDGLRAVAVVLGEPNTKTRNSEVSGMFDYLFSQYKMHTIYKAGDTIGTLNIEKSVKKTLPITAKETYSVLLKKGITQEGIRNELVLPDSVKAPIAADQTIGKLVVYQGTSVIKEYELKAGEAVPKAGWWKLFKRTTGSLFTVD; this is encoded by the coding sequence ATGTTCAGGAGGGGAACCACTTTGAGAAAAATTCGTTATATGATGCTTGTGCTATGTATGGCTGTTTCGGTTCTGGGAGCGGCACCAGGCGCATTTGCGGAGGAAAAGGCTAAAAGTACCGGTAATACCGCTGCTGCTGTTGATCTCGCGCCGGGAGCGCGTTCCGCCATTCTAATGGATGCGGGCACCGGAACCATTATTTATGAGAAGAACAGCCATGACAAGCTGCCACCGGCCAGTATTACCAAAATTATGACGATGCTGCTGACCGTTGAAGCCCTGGATGAGGGCAGACTGCAATTAACCGACAAAGTGCGGACGAGCGAATATGCTGCATCGATGGGCGGTTCGCAGATTTTTCTGGAGCCCGGTGAAGAAATGACGGTGGACGAGATGCTGAAAGGCATCGCTATGGCTTCCGGCAATGATGCCTCTGTTGCAATGGCGGAGAAAATCGCCGGCTCAGAGAGCGCCTTTGTCGATATGATGAACAGTAAAGCGGAGGCGCTTGGCCTGAAGGATACGCATTTTGCCAACTGTAACGGCCTGCCGGCTGCGAATCATTATTCCTCGGCCCATGACATTGCCGTCATCAGCAGGGAGTTGCTTAAGCATGAACGGATTATTAAATATACCGGTTCCTATCAGGACTATCTGCGCAAGGATTCGGCCAAACCGTTCTGGCTGGTTAATACGAACAAGCTGGTTCGCTTTTATACGGGAGCAGACGGCCTAAAAACCGGCTATACGTCGGAAGCCAAGTTCTGCCTCTCGGCAACTGCAGCCAGAGACGGACTTCGCGCCGTTGCCGTAGTGCTGGGCGAACCGAACACGAAGACACGCAACAGTGAAGTGTCGGGCATGTTCGATTATCTCTTTTCACAATATAAAATGCACACGATCTATAAAGCTGGAGACACCATCGGTACGCTGAATATAGAAAAGAGTGTGAAAAAGACCCTGCCGATTACCGCCAAGGAAACCTACAGCGTGCTGCTCAAAAAGGGAATTACCCAGGAAGGTATCCGCAATGAGCTGGTACTGCCGGATAGTGTAAAAGCGCCAATCGCCGCAGATCAGACCATCGGTAAGCTGGTAGTCTACCAGGGTACGAGTGTAATTAAAGAATATGAGCTCAAGGCGGGTGAAGCTGTACCGAAGGCAGGCTGGTGGAAGCTGTTCAAACGCACGACGGGATCCCTGTTCACGGTTGATTAA
- a CDS encoding aminopeptidase, which translates to MSESRILTSMNVLKDCLGLSGGELLAVVADDDKRELAESVYEAGKRLGAESMLLIMQPRRKSGEEPPAPVAEAMAKADVAVCITTHSMTHTAARKQAAAAGTRVATMPGMTDDMFSNGAITADYAQVKALTEQVAALLSGGREVRVEKDGLSLSFSIDSRDGVLSTGLYLNPGESGNLPSGEAYIAPMEGTASGRILVDGSIAGIGALHSPLLLTVEQGRLTAAEGEGGDKLLEMLGTGDGRFLGEFGIGTNNKARITGVVLEDEKVYGTIHVAFGSNNTFGGILAAGVHIDAVVMKPDVYIDDKLIMLAGELL; encoded by the coding sequence ATGAGTGAATCAAGGATACTAACCAGCATGAATGTATTGAAGGATTGTCTGGGGCTAAGCGGCGGTGAACTGCTGGCTGTTGTGGCTGACGATGACAAACGCGAGCTCGCGGAATCCGTCTATGAAGCAGGCAAGCGGCTCGGGGCTGAGTCGATGCTGCTGATCATGCAGCCGCGAAGAAAATCGGGTGAGGAGCCGCCGGCTCCGGTCGCCGAAGCTATGGCTAAAGCGGATGTGGCGGTCTGTATTACGACACATTCTATGACACATACGGCTGCCCGCAAGCAGGCAGCAGCAGCGGGAACCCGTGTGGCCACCATGCCTGGCATGACGGATGATATGTTCAGCAATGGGGCAATAACTGCTGACTATGCACAGGTCAAAGCGCTGACTGAACAGGTTGCCGCCCTGCTGTCCGGAGGCCGTGAGGTGCGTGTGGAGAAGGACGGGCTGAGTCTGAGCTTCTCGATTGACAGCAGAGACGGCGTGCTGAGCACGGGTTTATATCTTAATCCGGGAGAATCGGGCAATCTGCCTTCCGGCGAAGCGTATATTGCTCCGATGGAAGGCACCGCGTCAGGGCGGATTCTGGTGGATGGTTCCATCGCCGGAATCGGTGCGCTGCACAGTCCGCTGCTGCTTACAGTAGAGCAAGGCCGCTTAACCGCAGCCGAAGGCGAAGGCGGGGACAAGCTGCTGGAAATGCTGGGTACTGGTGATGGACGTTTCCTTGGGGAATTTGGCATTGGAACGAATAATAAGGCCAGAATTACAGGTGTGGTGCTCGAAGACGAGAAGGTCTACGGAACCATTCATGTAGCGTTCGGCAGCAATAATACCTTTGGCGGAATCCTTGCGGCAGGAGTACATATCGATGCTGTGGTAATGAAGCCTGACGTGTATATAGACGATAAGTTAATTATGCTTGCGGGAGAATTGCTCTAG
- a CDS encoding serine hydrolase domain-containing protein — protein sequence MRIEQLRQAIASTAQSLGFSGTVLLSGREEELILEAYGHANMADNRLNKPDTRFGIASGCKLFTAIAICQLVEQGKLSFESKALELLQGGGLAFPLFSPEITVHQLLTHSSGIGDYFDEETMDDFAELWKAVPMYTLRRLEDFLPMFQNLPMKFNPGDRFHYNNAGYIMLGLLVEAASGMAFSDYVEQHIFLPCGMQHSGYFALDNLPANTAMGYIEQEDGSLITNIYSIPVKGGADGGAFITATDMQLFWDGLFNHRLLNEETTALLLTPHIHEDQDNYYGYGVWITKLNGEVYKYHVMGFDPGVSFRSAFYPASGVTFAALCNRSKGAYQIMRTVEDGLDDVDTPGD from the coding sequence ATGAGGATTGAACAACTTCGCCAAGCGATTGCCAGCACAGCCCAAAGCTTAGGTTTTTCAGGAACAGTACTGTTATCCGGCCGTGAAGAGGAGTTGATTCTGGAAGCCTACGGGCATGCGAACATGGCTGATAACCGGCTGAATAAGCCCGACACACGTTTCGGCATCGCCTCTGGCTGCAAGCTGTTCACAGCTATTGCCATCTGCCAGCTTGTGGAACAGGGTAAGCTTTCTTTTGAGAGTAAAGCTCTGGAATTGTTACAAGGAGGCGGACTCGCGTTCCCGCTGTTCAGTCCGGAGATAACCGTGCATCAGCTGCTGACACACAGCTCGGGCATCGGGGATTATTTTGACGAAGAGACAATGGATGATTTCGCAGAATTGTGGAAGGCCGTACCGATGTATACGCTCAGGCGTCTTGAGGATTTCCTGCCGATGTTCCAGAACCTGCCGATGAAATTCAACCCCGGTGACAGATTTCACTATAACAACGCGGGTTATATCATGCTCGGTCTGCTCGTTGAGGCAGCAAGCGGGATGGCTTTCTCGGATTATGTGGAGCAGCATATTTTCCTGCCTTGCGGCATGCAGCATTCCGGTTATTTTGCGCTGGATAATCTGCCGGCCAATACGGCCATGGGATATATAGAACAGGAAGATGGAAGCTTAATCACCAATATCTACTCCATACCGGTAAAAGGGGGCGCAGACGGAGGAGCATTCATTACTGCAACAGACATGCAGCTATTTTGGGACGGCCTCTTCAACCATCGGCTGCTTAATGAGGAAACGACTGCTCTGCTGCTAACGCCGCATATTCATGAAGATCAAGATAACTACTATGGCTATGGCGTGTGGATTACCAAGCTGAATGGCGAAGTGTACAAATACCATGTGATGGGTTTCGATCCCGGTGTCTCCTTCCGCTCGGCGTTCTATCCTGCAAGCGGTGTAACCTTCGCCGCCCTCTGCAACCGGAGCAAGGGAGCTTACCAGATAATGCGGACGGTGGAGGACGGTTTAGACGATGTGGACACTCCTGGGGATTAA
- a CDS encoding crossover junction endodeoxyribonuclease RuvC: MNITKYLYGLDLSMERTGITVWNMDKNKPEFITHISTSHFKKSATHGQKLKHIEDCFIEITENFPPSIVAIERAFNRFPTSTAVIYKVHGVVNKLFHQFEQIYYPPKTVKLEICRGDATKKYVQDTIKKVYPDVTFNNEDESDSFAVALTYLIKNKLIEWNKVELKKTPTKKKTIKKNEVNKG; this comes from the coding sequence ATAAATATTACTAAATATCTGTATGGATTAGATTTATCAATGGAGCGCACAGGGATCACTGTATGGAATATGGATAAAAATAAACCAGAATTTATAACACACATATCAACATCTCATTTTAAAAAATCTGCAACACATGGACAAAAACTAAAACACATTGAAGACTGTTTTATAGAAATAACCGAAAACTTTCCTCCATCAATAGTGGCAATCGAAAGAGCTTTTAACCGATTTCCTACTTCTACCGCAGTTATTTACAAGGTGCATGGCGTTGTGAATAAGTTGTTTCATCAATTTGAACAAATATACTATCCTCCGAAGACGGTGAAATTAGAGATTTGTCGTGGAGATGCAACTAAAAAATATGTTCAAGATACCATCAAAAAAGTTTATCCCGATGTCACTTTTAACAATGAAGACGAGTCAGATTCGTTTGCTGTAGCACTTACATATTTGATTAAAAATAAGTTGATTGAGTGGAATAAGGTTGAATTGAAGAAGACTCCTACTAAGAAGAAAACAATTAAGAAAAATGAAGTAAATAAAGGATAA